The sequence below is a genomic window from Haloferax mediterranei ATCC 33500.
AGCGCTCGCTGGCGGAGGTGACGCTTCGCCCCGAACGCGGGACGGCCGACCCCGTCACCGTGACACTGTGGGGGAAGTGGACCCACGCCGCCGAGCACGCCGAACCGGGGATGGACCTGCTCGTCACCGACGTGGACGAATCGGAGTACAAAGGCGAGACGACCTACGCGACCGGAAAAGAGTCGTTCGTCGTCGTCGAACCCGACTTCCTCGTCGACGTGACCGACATCCGTTCGTGGGTGCAGTGCTCGCGGATGTATTACCTGAACAAACTCTCGGGCATCCCGCTGAACTACCCGGTCGTGAAAGGGACCATCGTCCACGACGTATTCGGCGACCTCCTTCGCGGGCGCGACCTCGATTCTTCCATCGACGAACGTATCGAAGAGCGCGGCCTCGAACTCGGGTTACTTGGGCGCGAAGTCGAGGAAGTCGCGGACGAAGTCCGCCGAAACGCCGCCGCCATCGAGGGCTGGCTTTCGCAGGGCGTGCTCACCGACGAAGACGAATGGCGTTCGGAGTACACGCTCATCTCGCCGACGTTCGGCATCAAAGGCCGCGCCGACGCCCTCCGTCGGGGGTCGCCGGTCGAACTCAAGACCGGCAAGAACCTCAAGCGCGACCCGCGGTTTCAGGACAAGATTCAGGCCGCGGCGTACGCGCTCATTCTGGACGAACGCGGCGTTCCGGTCGATACGGGAACGCTCCTCTACACGAAGAACACGACGCTCGACCGAACCGAAGAATCGGGCGACCTCTCGCCGGCGAAGGACTTCTCCATCGGTCGCGGTCTCCTCGAATTCGTCGTCCGCACCCGAAACGAAATCGCGGCGATGGAACACGACGTGTCGGTGCCGACGGGTTACGAGTCGAACTCGAAGTGCCAGTACTGCTTCGAGAAGGACACCTGCATGGTCGTCTCCGGCCGACTCGGACAGGAGTCGAAAGCCGGAGCCATCGGTAACCCGGTCTCCGAGGACGAACGCGAGTACTTCGACCGCTTCTACCGCGCCATCGAAGAAGAGCGCCGGGCAGTCCACGACGAGTACCGAAAACTCTGGGACCAAACTGCCGAAGAGCGGGCCGACGACGACCGGGCCATCATCGGTCTCGAACCACTCGGCCGCGAGGAACGACCCGACGGGACGTGGGAACTCCGCGCGAAGAAGACCGACGACGCGGTGTCGAAACTCCGCGAGGGCGACGTTGCGCTCGCCAGTGACGGCCACCCCGTCGAGGGTCACGCCGAACTCGCCCGCATCGTCGAACTCGGCGAGGAAGTCGTCGTCACGACCGACGAACCCGTCCCGCTTCGCCGACTGGACGTGTACCCCTCGGAACTCACCGTGGACAGGCTCCTCACCGCCCTCCACGACGCGATTCTGAAGGGGAGTCCAGACCGAAAGGACGTGTTGTTCGACCGCCGTGCGCCCGATTTTTCGGACCGCTCCGCCGAGACGACCTACATCGACAACAACGAGGCACAGGACGAGGCGGTCAGTCTCGCCATCGACGCGGACGACCTCGCACTCATCCACGGGCCGCCGGGCACGGGCAAGACCTACACCATCGCCCGGACCATTCGCGCCCTCGTCGAAGACGGAAACCGTGTCCTCTTGTCCGCGTTTACGAACCGTGCCGTCGACAACGCCCTCGAAGCCCTGCGCGACCAAGGGTTCGAATCTATCGTCCGAGTCGGCACCGAGTCGGGCGTCCGCGAGGACATGCTGGACGTTCGACTCTCCCGAAGCGGCGACCCGAACACGCTCGCAAGCGCCCTTCACGATGCCCCGGTTGTGGCCGCGACGACAGCGACGTGTGGCTCGCGCGTGATGCGCGAACAGTCGTTCGACGTCGCGCTCGTCGACGAAGCGTCACAACTCACCGAACCGGGAACGCTCGCCGCCGCGAACCTCGCAGACCGGTTCGTTCTCGTCGGCGACCACAAGCAACTGCCGCCGGTCGTCCGCGCCGAAAACGACCTGCAGACCTCGCTGTTTCAGCGACTCATCGAATCACATCCGGACGCGTCGGTGATGCTCGACCGCCAGTACCGGATGTCACAGCGGATTCAGGCGTTCGCCTCTGCGGAGTTCTACGACGGCGCACTCCGCCCGGCAACCGGGGAGGTGGCTGCACAGCACCTCCGAGACCTCGGCATCGGTGTCGCCGATCTGCCCGACGAAACCGCCGACCCCGTCTCCTTTGTCGACCCCGACGGTCGG
It includes:
- a CDS encoding AAA domain-containing protein — encoded protein: MNLRGPLVEVGEPREVETRYGERSLAEVTLRPERGTADPVTVTLWGKWTHAAEHAEPGMDLLVTDVDESEYKGETTYATGKESFVVVEPDFLVDVTDIRSWVQCSRMYYLNKLSGIPLNYPVVKGTIVHDVFGDLLRGRDLDSSIDERIEERGLELGLLGREVEEVADEVRRNAAAIEGWLSQGVLTDEDEWRSEYTLISPTFGIKGRADALRRGSPVELKTGKNLKRDPRFQDKIQAAAYALILDERGVPVDTGTLLYTKNTTLDRTEESGDLSPAKDFSIGRGLLEFVVRTRNEIAAMEHDVSVPTGYESNSKCQYCFEKDTCMVVSGRLGQESKAGAIGNPVSEDEREYFDRFYRAIEEERRAVHDEYRKLWDQTAEERADDDRAIIGLEPLGREERPDGTWELRAKKTDDAVSKLREGDVALASDGHPVEGHAELARIVELGEEVVVTTDEPVPLRRLDVYPSELTVDRLLTALHDAILKGSPDRKDVLFDRRAPDFSDRSAETTYIDNNEAQDEAVSLAIDADDLALIHGPPGTGKTYTIARTIRALVEDGNRVLLSAFTNRAVDNALEALRDQGFESIVRVGTESGVREDMLDVRLSRSGDPNTLASALHDAPVVAATTATCGSRVMREQSFDVALVDEASQLTEPGTLAAANLADRFVLVGDHKQLPPVVRAENDLQTSLFQRLIESHPDASVMLDRQYRMSQRIQAFASAEFYDGALRPATGEVAAQHLRDLGIGVADLPDETADPVSFVDPDGRRVGNTNPVEADRVAEIVAAYEAAGVDADDIGVIAPFRAQVAEISRRTDVTVDTVDRFQGSSKEVIIVSFVATGDLDGPLFEDHRRINVALTRAKKALCLVGDADALESDPFYDRMLQWARR